DNA from Luteolibacter yonseiensis:
GTTGATGGCACCGTCGAGAAACGGATCCGCGATGACAAAATCCACCGCACGGAGGAAATCCTCCATGTGGATCCAGCTGACGCGCTGGTTTCCGCCACCCATCGCGCCACCGAGGCCGCGGGCGGTGAGTTTGCGAAGGACGTCGTAAACGGTGCCTTCCTCATTCGCCAGAACCATGCCGATCCGGAGCGCCAGCTTGCGCGTTTTCGCAGGGACCTGGGCTTGGAAAAACGCGTCCTCCCATGCTTGCGCCACCTCGCAGGAGAATCCGTCGCCCGGTTCGCCGAGCCAGTCGTCCTGCGGTTTGTCCTCGGCGTGGCGGTACCACGTCGCGGTGCTGGCATTCAACCAGGTCTTCGGCGGTGTTTTGCAACCGGCGATCGCCTGGCCGATGACGAGTGTGGCATCCACCCGCGATTGTTTGATGAGCCCGCGGTTTTTCTGCGTGTAGCGGCAGTTCACACTATGGCCCGCCAGGTTGATGACGGCCTCCGCTCCTTCGAGCGCGAGCGCCCATGGACCGATGGTTTTACCGTCCCATTCGAGGAACATTCCATCACCGCTCCATCCTTCACGATCGCAGGCGACGGCGACCACCTCCTTGCCACTCCTTGCGAAGTGGCGGCTGAGATACCGGCCGAGGAATCCATTGGCTCCGAAAATGACGATGACTGGGTTCATGGGAAAAAAGAGTCAGAGTTTGCAGGTGCCGTCCGCGCAGGCGGGATCGGGACTGGTGGGAAACGCGGCGGCGACATCCGCGTCGGTGCGGAGTTTCAGCAGGCGGGAAAGGGTCAGGCGGTTTTCCGAGAGCAGATGCACCGCTTTTTTGAC
Protein-coding regions in this window:
- a CDS encoding epimerase: MNPVIVIFGANGFLGRYLSRHFARSGKEVVAVACDREGWSGDGMFLEWDGKTIGPWALALEGAEAVINLAGHSVNCRYTQKNRGLIKQSRVDATLVIGQAIAGCKTPPKTWLNASTATWYRHAEDKPQDDWLGEPGDGFSCEVAQAWEDAFFQAQVPAKTRKLALRIGMVLANEEGTVYDVLRKLTARGLGGAMGGGNQRVSWIHMEDFLRAVDFVIADPFLDGAINVTAPDFPTNREWMRVFREVVGMPLGLPAAEWMLKIGARLMGSEIELVLKSRWVDSVRLRDAGFRWRWSRAAGAVANLEGRRGLEGFFRAPSGRSAGARVWLPIGTR